The proteins below come from a single Serratia fonticola genomic window:
- a CDS encoding alpha-glucosidase, with protein MASQQGLELTQHAGGFTLTFQQRVLIQHSAAAPCLWIGRGKADIEMFRGNFSIKDQLSEKLALTETQIVPQGKGWLIRFSRGDVAQCTLAITTDAQGRLEMQLRNSDEQNNRMWLRLAAQQEDHVYGCGEQFSYFDLRGKPFPLWTSEQGVGRNKQTYVTWQADCQENAGGDYYWTFFPQPTFVSSQKYYCHVENSCYMNFDFSAPEFHELAIWQDQAVLRFDCADSYISLLEKLTALLGRQPELPDWVYDGVILGIQGGTEVCQQKLDVMREHGVKVSGLWAQDWEGRRITSFGKRLMWNWRWDSELYPELDKRIPQWKKEGVHFLGYINPYVAIEKELYAEAAEKGYLTKDYDGKDYQVEFGEFYAGVVDLTKPEAYDWYKNVIKKNLIEFGLDGWMADFGEYLPTDTVLHNGIDAEIMHNAWPALWAKCNYDALEECGKLGEILFFMRAGYTGSQKYSVMMWAGDQNVDWSLDDGLASVIPAALSLAMTGHGLHHSDIGGYTTLFEMKRSKELLMRWCEFCAFTPMMRTHEGNRPDDNWQFDHDVETIRQFARMSQVFTSLKPYIKQAVALNAQSGLPVMRPLFLHYEDDAHTYSLKYQYLFGRDLLVAPVHEEGRTDWTLYLPQDSWINLWTGERHSGGAEVTVAAPMGQPPVFYRADSEWAELFASLRTL; from the coding sequence ATGGCTTCTCAGCAAGGCTTGGAACTTACGCAACACGCAGGTGGATTTACGTTGACCTTTCAGCAGCGGGTGCTGATACAGCACTCGGCTGCAGCTCCGTGCCTGTGGATTGGGCGCGGCAAGGCGGATATTGAGATGTTCCGCGGCAACTTCAGCATTAAAGACCAGCTCAGTGAAAAACTGGCGCTGACCGAAACCCAGATCGTCCCTCAGGGCAAAGGCTGGCTGATCCGCTTTAGCCGGGGCGATGTGGCCCAGTGCACGCTGGCAATCACTACCGATGCGCAAGGGCGGTTGGAAATGCAGCTGCGCAACAGCGACGAGCAGAACAACCGTATGTGGCTGCGCCTGGCTGCCCAGCAGGAAGATCACGTTTATGGCTGCGGCGAACAGTTTTCCTATTTCGACCTGCGCGGCAAGCCTTTCCCGTTATGGACCAGTGAGCAGGGGGTTGGCCGTAACAAGCAGACCTACGTTACCTGGCAGGCAGACTGCCAGGAGAATGCCGGTGGTGATTACTACTGGACCTTCTTCCCGCAGCCGACGTTTGTCAGCAGCCAGAAATATTACTGCCACGTAGAAAACAGCTGCTACATGAACTTCGATTTTTCTGCCCCAGAGTTCCATGAGTTGGCGATCTGGCAGGATCAGGCGGTGTTGCGCTTTGACTGCGCCGACAGCTACATCAGCCTGCTGGAAAAGCTGACCGCGTTACTTGGCCGCCAGCCAGAACTGCCGGACTGGGTGTATGACGGCGTCATCCTGGGCATTCAGGGGGGCACCGAAGTCTGCCAACAGAAGCTGGACGTGATGCGTGAGCACGGTGTCAAGGTCAGCGGGCTCTGGGCACAGGACTGGGAAGGACGGCGGATCACCTCTTTTGGCAAACGCCTGATGTGGAACTGGCGCTGGGACAGTGAGCTGTATCCGGAGCTGGATAAACGCATCCCGCAGTGGAAGAAGGAGGGGGTACATTTTCTGGGGTACATCAACCCTTACGTGGCCATCGAGAAAGAGCTGTATGCCGAAGCGGCAGAAAAAGGCTATCTGACCAAGGATTACGACGGCAAAGATTATCAGGTCGAATTTGGCGAGTTTTATGCTGGCGTAGTCGATCTTACCAAGCCCGAAGCCTATGACTGGTACAAGAACGTCATCAAAAAGAACCTGATCGAGTTTGGCCTCGACGGCTGGATGGCGGACTTCGGCGAATATCTGCCGACTGATACCGTTTTGCATAACGGCATCGATGCGGAAATCATGCATAACGCCTGGCCAGCGCTGTGGGCCAAGTGCAACTACGATGCGCTGGAAGAATGCGGCAAGCTGGGCGAGATCCTGTTCTTTATGCGCGCGGGCTATACCGGCAGCCAGAAGTATTCGGTGATGATGTGGGCGGGCGATCAGAACGTGGATTGGAGCCTGGACGACGGCCTGGCTTCGGTGATCCCGGCGGCGCTGTCGTTGGCGATGACTGGCCACGGCCTGCACCACAGCGATATTGGCGGTTACACCACGCTGTTTGAGATGAAACGCAGCAAAGAACTGCTGATGCGCTGGTGCGAGTTCTGCGCTTTTACGCCGATGATGCGTACCCACGAAGGCAACCGCCCGGATGATAACTGGCAGTTCGATCATGACGTGGAAACCATCCGTCAGTTTGCCCGCATGAGCCAGGTATTCACCTCCCTCAAGCCGTATATCAAGCAGGCGGTGGCGCTCAATGCGCAGTCCGGCTTACCGGTGATGCGCCCGCTGTTCCTGCATTATGAAGACGATGCTCACACCTACAGCCTGAAATACCAATACCTGTTTGGCCGTGATCTGCTGGTGGCCCCGGTGCATGAAGAAGGGCGCACCGACTGGACGCTCTACCTGCCGCAGGATAGCTGGATCAACCTGTGGACCGGTGAACGGCATAGCGGAGGGGCCGAGGTGACGGTAGCAGCACCAATGGGCCAACCGCCGGTGTTCTATCGGGCGGATAGCGAGTGGGCTGAGTTGTTTGCCTCGCTTCGCACGCTGTAA
- a CDS encoding L-fucose/L-arabinose isomerase family protein, with the protein MKNKAKVGVLALGRATFDVPYAQEMLAQAWQTLSGMDIELVGEPVLQFDAESALQVLPALKQADLDLLLILQVTFTDASLTTEVVRDFPVPTAMWSFPEARTGGRLRLNSFCGVNLACHALSREAINVQTLHGLPDDSRVINELQQLAQAAAIVKRFKQAKVMVIGEHPLGFDACNYNQQQLTQHFGVEVTRQPVLEFIEEVKALPDSVADAPYARRAKDFPNLAEMDQTATRKTLKVYSALREKAQREGYTGIAVRCWPDFFTDYGCAACGALALMNEDKVPCGCEADMFGVLSSLMAQWASGNAAFNTDLVDIDPQDNSVVFWHCGQAPIEMADRDGPVQATIHSNRKLPLLSEFALKPGRITLCRITQGEGKLRLMLAGGEMIKAPLAFSGTAGTARLDVDADTYRQRLIAAGMEHHTSLVYGEHRPLLRKVAGLLGLDVIELT; encoded by the coding sequence ATGAAAAATAAAGCAAAAGTTGGCGTGTTGGCACTTGGCCGCGCGACCTTCGATGTGCCCTACGCGCAAGAGATGCTGGCGCAAGCCTGGCAGACGTTGAGCGGGATGGATATCGAGCTGGTGGGGGAGCCGGTATTGCAGTTTGATGCCGAATCGGCTCTGCAAGTACTGCCCGCACTTAAACAGGCCGATCTCGATCTGCTGCTGATCCTGCAAGTGACCTTTACCGATGCCTCCCTTACCACCGAAGTGGTGCGTGATTTCCCGGTACCCACGGCGATGTGGTCATTCCCGGAGGCCCGTACCGGTGGCCGTTTGCGCCTGAACTCTTTCTGCGGGGTGAATCTGGCTTGCCATGCCCTGAGCCGTGAAGCCATCAACGTGCAAACGCTGCACGGCCTGCCGGACGATAGCCGGGTGATTAACGAATTACAGCAGTTGGCGCAGGCCGCGGCGATCGTTAAGCGCTTCAAACAGGCCAAGGTGATGGTGATTGGTGAACACCCGCTGGGTTTTGACGCCTGTAACTACAACCAGCAGCAACTGACGCAGCACTTTGGCGTTGAGGTGACTCGCCAGCCGGTGCTGGAGTTTATTGAAGAGGTGAAGGCGCTGCCGGATAGCGTGGCCGATGCGCCTTATGCCCGCCGTGCCAAGGATTTCCCTAACCTGGCGGAGATGGATCAAACGGCCACCCGCAAAACGCTCAAGGTTTACTCTGCCCTGCGTGAAAAAGCGCAGCGTGAAGGTTATACCGGCATTGCCGTGCGCTGCTGGCCGGATTTCTTTACCGATTACGGCTGCGCTGCCTGTGGGGCATTGGCGTTGATGAACGAAGATAAAGTGCCGTGTGGCTGTGAAGCCGACATGTTTGGCGTGCTCTCTTCGCTGATGGCGCAGTGGGCCTCTGGCAATGCGGCGTTCAATACCGACCTGGTGGATATCGATCCGCAGGATAACAGCGTGGTGTTCTGGCACTGTGGGCAGGCACCGATCGAAATGGCCGATCGCGATGGCCCGGTGCAGGCCACCATCCACTCCAACCGCAAGCTTCCTCTGCTGTCTGAATTTGCTCTGAAACCGGGGCGCATCACGCTATGCCGCATCACTCAGGGCGAGGGCAAGCTACGCCTGATGCTGGCCGGCGGCGAAATGATCAAGGCCCCGCTGGCGTTTTCCGGCACAGCCGGGACCGCGCGCCTGGATGTGGATGCAGACACTTATCGCCAGCGTCTGATTGCGGCGGGTATGGAGCACCACACCTCGCTGGTTTACGGCGAGCACCGTCCGCTGCTGCGCAAAGTGGCCGGTCTGCTTGGTTTGGACGTGATTGAACTGACCTGA
- a CDS encoding aldose epimerase family protein: MTTIQRQHFGEHQGQAVSLFTLTNANGMRLCVTDYGCIITQLWVPDRHGQAEDVVMGFDNLAAYQAGHPFFGAIAGRCANRIAGGRFSIDGQEYILATNELPTGQHLHGGRRGFDKYVWQAQEDGDGIIFSRTSIDGEEGYPGNLQVRHRIGLTEDNVMTLSFEAQTDKPTLVNLVNHSHYNLRGHQHLIHDQQLKIDADFMTPVDETTMLPTGEIRRVAGTAFDFRNARRLGDAMLHRPAQDFDMNYVLKPAEGALHPAASLICPQTGRVMEVHTSLPGVQFYNAFKLSNKIWNGKAGHRYQAFSGICLETQAFPDSIHHAHFGNVVLRPGENYYSQTEHRFSTVA, encoded by the coding sequence ATGACAACCATTCAACGCCAGCATTTTGGCGAACATCAGGGGCAGGCCGTTTCCCTTTTCACGCTGACCAATGCCAACGGGATGCGGCTGTGTGTGACCGATTACGGCTGCATCATTACTCAGCTTTGGGTGCCGGATCGCCATGGGCAGGCGGAAGATGTCGTGATGGGTTTCGACAATTTGGCGGCTTATCAGGCTGGGCATCCGTTCTTCGGCGCGATTGCCGGGCGCTGCGCCAACCGTATCGCTGGTGGACGTTTCAGCATCGACGGTCAGGAATATATTCTGGCCACCAATGAACTCCCTACCGGGCAACACCTGCACGGAGGACGTCGGGGTTTTGACAAGTATGTCTGGCAGGCACAGGAAGACGGCGACGGTATTATTTTCAGCCGTACCTCTATCGATGGTGAGGAAGGCTATCCGGGCAATCTGCAGGTTCGTCACCGCATCGGCCTGACGGAAGACAACGTGATGACGCTGAGCTTTGAGGCACAGACGGACAAGCCGACGTTGGTCAATCTGGTCAATCACAGCCACTACAACCTGCGTGGGCATCAGCACCTGATCCACGATCAGCAGCTCAAGATCGACGCCGACTTTATGACGCCGGTAGATGAAACCACCATGCTGCCCACCGGTGAAATCCGCCGCGTTGCCGGGACGGCATTTGATTTCCGCAACGCCCGTCGTCTTGGGGACGCCATGCTGCACCGCCCGGCGCAGGATTTTGATATGAACTACGTGCTCAAGCCGGCTGAGGGGGCTTTGCATCCCGCCGCCAGCCTGATTTGCCCACAGACCGGGCGGGTGATGGAAGTGCACACCTCGCTGCCGGGCGTGCAGTTTTATAACGCCTTTAAGCTTTCCAACAAGATCTGGAATGGCAAGGCTGGCCATCGCTATCAGGCATTTTCCGGCATCTGCCTTGAAACCCAGGCGTTCCCAGACAGCATTCACCACGCCCATTTTGGCAACGTAGTGCTGCGCCCAGGGGAAAACTATTACAGCCAGACTGAACACCGCTTCAGCACTGTGGCATAG
- a CDS encoding class II fructose-bisphosphate aldolase, giving the protein MPYLSGNTMIQHAWENGYAIGAFSAHNAETIRAILLAAEQEQAPIMIQVGQKVISVMGLEPMKAMIDAFMHDITVPVCIHLDHSRSFEQTMQAVQAGFQSVMFDGSHLSFDENVRITRAVADVAHVLNIGVEGEIGKIGGTEDDISVDEKDALITSSDEALQFAQSTTVDYLAVSIGTAHGLYKQEPKLAFERLQEIREIVKKPIVLHGGSGVPDDQIRKAVSLGVAKVNVDTELRQAFTQGMAEVLGKDPHEFVLAVSLGHGRDVMQAKVAEKIRLFGSQGKAAQF; this is encoded by the coding sequence ATGCCTTATTTATCTGGTAACACCATGATCCAACATGCATGGGAAAACGGCTATGCCATCGGCGCGTTCAGCGCACACAACGCCGAAACCATTCGCGCCATTTTACTGGCAGCCGAACAGGAGCAGGCCCCGATCATGATCCAGGTGGGGCAGAAAGTGATTAGCGTGATGGGTCTGGAGCCCATGAAGGCGATGATCGATGCGTTTATGCACGATATCACGGTGCCGGTGTGCATCCACCTGGATCACAGCCGCAGCTTTGAACAGACCATGCAGGCGGTGCAGGCCGGGTTCCAGTCGGTGATGTTTGACGGCTCTCACCTGTCATTTGACGAAAACGTGCGGATCACCCGTGCCGTGGCGGACGTTGCCCATGTGCTGAACATTGGGGTCGAAGGCGAAATTGGCAAGATCGGCGGCACCGAGGATGATATTTCGGTCGACGAAAAAGACGCCCTGATCACCAGCAGTGACGAAGCGCTGCAGTTTGCTCAATCGACCACGGTGGATTATCTGGCAGTGTCCATCGGCACCGCTCACGGCCTGTACAAACAGGAGCCCAAGCTGGCGTTCGAACGCCTGCAAGAGATCCGCGAGATCGTCAAAAAACCGATTGTCCTGCACGGCGGCTCCGGCGTACCGGATGACCAGATCCGCAAGGCGGTCTCACTGGGGGTCGCCAAGGTGAACGTGGACACCGAACTGCGGCAGGCCTTCACCCAGGGGATGGCTGAAGTGCTCGGCAAGGATCCTCACGAGTTTGTCTTGGCGGTGTCGCTCGGGCATGGCCGTGATGTGATGCAGGCCAAAGTCGCCGAAAAAATCAGGCTGTTTGGCAGCCAGGGCAAAGCCGCTCAGTTTTAA
- the yihU gene encoding sulfolactaldehyde 3-reductase: protein MAQIAFIGLGQMGAPMASNLIKQGHRLNVFDISPAAVSALVAQGAKAAASPAQAALDAEFVITMLPNGELVHEVLFGGEGVCCTLSPAALVMDMSTIHPLQTDRLIAQMQARGFSLMDAPVGRTSDHAQAGTLLILAGGTAEQVERATPVLMAMGSELINAGGPGMGIRVKLINNYMSIALNALSAEAAVLCEALGLSFDVALQVMSGTPAGKGHFTTTWPNKVLKGDLSPAFMIDLAHKDLGIALDVANQLHVAMPMGAASREVYSQARASGRGRQDWSAILEQVRAASGRANNA, encoded by the coding sequence ATGGCACAGATCGCATTTATCGGGCTAGGGCAAATGGGCGCGCCGATGGCCAGCAACCTGATCAAGCAGGGGCACCGGCTGAACGTTTTTGATATCAGCCCGGCGGCGGTCAGCGCTTTGGTAGCTCAGGGGGCCAAGGCGGCAGCCAGCCCGGCGCAGGCGGCACTGGACGCGGAGTTCGTCATCACCATGTTGCCTAATGGCGAACTGGTGCATGAGGTGCTATTTGGTGGCGAGGGGGTGTGCTGCACCTTATCGCCTGCGGCATTGGTGATGGATATGTCCACCATCCACCCACTGCAAACGGACCGGCTGATTGCCCAGATGCAGGCACGGGGCTTTAGCCTGATGGATGCCCCGGTCGGGCGGACTTCAGACCATGCTCAGGCTGGCACGTTGCTGATCCTGGCAGGTGGGACTGCCGAGCAGGTGGAGCGCGCAACGCCAGTGCTGATGGCGATGGGCTCGGAACTGATCAACGCCGGTGGGCCGGGCATGGGGATCCGCGTGAAGCTGATCAACAACTACATGAGCATCGCCCTCAACGCGCTGTCTGCCGAGGCTGCGGTGCTGTGCGAGGCGCTAGGACTGTCGTTTGACGTTGCGCTGCAAGTCATGAGCGGCACACCGGCAGGCAAGGGGCATTTCACCACCACCTGGCCAAACAAGGTGCTGAAGGGTGATCTCAGCCCGGCGTTCATGATCGATCTGGCGCACAAGGATCTGGGCATAGCGCTGGATGTGGCCAATCAGTTGCACGTTGCCATGCCGATGGGCGCAGCCTCACGCGAGGTTTATAGCCAGGCGCGGGCCAGCGGGCGCGGGCGTCAGGATTGGAGTGCCATTTTGGAACAGGTTCGGGCTGCTTCGGGCAGAGCGAATAACGCGTAA
- a CDS encoding sugar kinase → MTRIACVGIAVQDRLYYVEKLPEGGGKYVATDYREIGGGPAATAAVAAARLGAEVDFIGRVGDDATGQTLLAELGSYGVNVRHARRCPQARSSQSAVLVDAQGERMIINHPSPDLPEDAEWLHNIDFSQYDVVLADVRWHQGALTAFTLARRAGVTTLLDADVTPQDIHPLVALADHAAFSEPGLLRMTGKTDIEQGLRAAKNDKNGQVYVTQGKHGCFWLENAQLKHQPGFSVEVVDTTGAGDVFHGALAVALGSQADIAQAVRYANAVAALKCTRPGGRAGIPNCDQTDSFLASFV, encoded by the coding sequence ATGACTCGAATCGCATGCGTAGGCATTGCAGTGCAAGACCGCCTGTATTACGTAGAGAAACTGCCTGAAGGCGGGGGGAAATATGTTGCTACCGACTACCGCGAAATTGGCGGAGGCCCGGCGGCAACGGCTGCGGTGGCCGCAGCCAGATTGGGCGCAGAGGTAGATTTCATTGGCCGGGTCGGGGACGATGCCACCGGGCAAACCCTGTTGGCCGAGTTAGGCAGCTATGGTGTGAATGTCAGACATGCCCGCCGTTGCCCACAGGCGCGCTCATCGCAATCGGCTGTGCTGGTGGATGCCCAGGGAGAACGCATGATCATCAACCATCCCAGCCCAGACTTACCCGAGGATGCCGAATGGCTGCATAACATCGACTTTAGCCAGTACGATGTGGTGTTGGCGGACGTGCGTTGGCATCAGGGCGCGCTGACTGCCTTCACCTTGGCCCGGCGCGCGGGTGTCACTACCCTGTTGGACGCCGATGTCACACCGCAGGATATCCACCCGCTAGTTGCTTTGGCGGACCATGCCGCCTTCTCCGAACCGGGTTTGCTGCGGATGACAGGAAAAACAGATATCGAGCAGGGATTGCGTGCAGCAAAAAATGACAAAAACGGACAAGTTTATGTCACTCAGGGTAAACATGGCTGTTTCTGGCTGGAAAACGCTCAACTGAAACATCAGCCAGGCTTTTCGGTTGAGGTGGTGGATACCACGGGGGCTGGCGACGTTTTCCACGGTGCGCTGGCGGTAGCCTTGGGTTCACAGGCCGATATAGCTCAGGCGGTGCGTTACGCCAATGCAGTTGCCGCATTGAAGTGTACCCGTCCTGGCGGGCGCGCTGGCATTCCCAATTGTGATCAAACTGACTCTTTCCTGGCCAGTTTTGTATAA
- a CDS encoding DeoR/GlpR family DNA-binding transcription regulator, translating into MSLTELTGNPRHDQLIQLIAKRGYMNIDELAQLLEVSTQTVRRDIRKLSEQGLISRHHGGAGRASSVVNTAFEQRELSYTQEKIAIAEAIADYIPDRSTIFITIGTTVEHVARALMNHSHLRIITNSLRVAHILYKNTEFEVMVPGGTLRPNNGGIIGPSAVSFVEGFRADYLITSVGAIEANGDLLEFDVNESSVVKAMMAHSRHILLAADHTKFHASAAVEIGNTRQATALFTDLPPPSAMGSVLQQQQVELVVIPTGSEEPTL; encoded by the coding sequence ATGAGTCTGACTGAACTTACCGGCAACCCACGCCACGATCAGCTGATCCAGTTGATCGCCAAGCGCGGCTATATGAACATCGACGAGCTGGCGCAATTGCTGGAAGTGTCTACACAGACGGTCAGGCGCGATATCCGCAAATTGAGCGAGCAGGGGCTGATTAGCCGCCATCATGGGGGCGCAGGTCGTGCCTCTAGCGTGGTCAACACGGCCTTTGAGCAACGGGAACTCTCTTACACACAAGAGAAGATAGCCATTGCGGAGGCCATTGCCGATTACATTCCCGATCGTTCCACCATTTTTATCACCATCGGCACCACCGTTGAGCATGTTGCCCGGGCGCTGATGAACCACAGCCACCTGCGCATCATTACCAACAGCCTACGGGTGGCGCATATCCTGTATAAAAACACCGAGTTCGAAGTGATGGTGCCGGGCGGCACGCTGCGCCCCAATAACGGCGGTATCATCGGCCCCAGCGCCGTAAGCTTTGTGGAAGGCTTTCGCGCCGACTATTTGATCACCAGCGTAGGGGCAATCGAAGCCAACGGCGATCTGCTGGAATTTGACGTGAATGAGTCCAGCGTGGTGAAAGCGATGATGGCGCACTCACGTCATATTCTGCTGGCTGCGGACCACACCAAGTTTCACGCATCTGCAGCGGTGGAAATCGGCAATACCCGACAGGCGACCGCGTTGTTTACCGACCTACCTCCCCCCTCAGCAATGGGATCGGTGTTACAGCAGCAGCAAGTGGAACTGGTCGTTATTCCCACCGGCAGCGAAGAACCCACGCTCTGA
- the proV gene encoding glycine betaine/L-proline ABC transporter ATP-binding protein ProV gives MAIKLEVKNLYKIFGEHPERAFKLIDKGLTKDQLLEKTGLSLGVKNASLAIEEGEIFVIMGLSGSGKSTLVRLLNRLIEPTRGEVLIDGEDISKISDAALRTVRRNKISMVFQSFALMPHMNVLNNTAFGMELAGIPLQERQEKALDALRQVGLENYANAYPDELSGGMRQRVGLARAMANDPDILLMDEAFSALDPLIRAEMQDELVKLQAKHQRTIVFISHDLDEAMRIGDRIAIMQGGEVIQVGTPDEILNNPANDYVRTFFRGVDISHVFSAKDIAKRRPVTLIRKTPGFGPRSALQILRDEDRDYGYVLERGQKFIGVVSIDSLKQALAANQTLDDALLDAPLPVPADMPLSELISLVAQAPCAVPVVGEDNNYIGIISKGMLLQALDKEGPTNE, from the coding sequence ATGGCAATTAAACTAGAAGTTAAAAATTTATATAAGATATTTGGTGAGCACCCGGAACGCGCATTTAAGCTGATAGACAAAGGTTTGACGAAAGACCAGCTGCTGGAAAAAACGGGGTTATCACTTGGCGTCAAGAACGCCTCTCTGGCCATTGAAGAAGGCGAGATATTTGTCATCATGGGGCTTTCCGGTTCCGGTAAATCCACCTTGGTACGCCTTCTCAATCGTCTGATAGAACCCACCCGCGGTGAGGTGCTGATTGACGGCGAGGATATATCCAAAATATCCGATGCTGCGCTGCGCACCGTACGGCGTAATAAGATCAGTATGGTGTTCCAGTCATTCGCCTTAATGCCGCATATGAACGTATTAAATAATACTGCGTTCGGCATGGAATTAGCGGGCATTCCTTTACAGGAGCGCCAGGAAAAAGCGCTGGATGCGTTACGTCAGGTTGGGCTGGAAAATTATGCCAATGCCTATCCCGATGAACTGTCCGGTGGTATGCGCCAGCGTGTCGGCTTAGCCCGCGCCATGGCTAACGATCCGGATATATTGTTAATGGATGAAGCCTTCTCTGCGCTGGACCCATTAATTCGTGCCGAGATGCAGGATGAGCTCGTCAAATTACAGGCGAAACATCAGCGCACCATCGTCTTTATTTCCCACGATCTGGATGAAGCAATGCGTATTGGCGATCGTATTGCCATTATGCAGGGCGGCGAAGTGATCCAGGTGGGTACCCCGGATGAGATATTAAATAATCCGGCCAACGATTATGTGCGTACCTTCTTCCGCGGCGTCGATATCAGCCACGTATTCAGTGCCAAAGATATCGCCAAACGTCGCCCGGTGACCCTGATCCGTAAGACCCCCGGTTTTGGTCCGCGCTCTGCGTTGCAGATCCTGCGTGATGAAGACCGTGACTATGGCTACGTGCTTGAACGCGGCCAGAAATTTATCGGCGTGGTATCGATAGACTCTCTCAAGCAGGCGCTGGCGGCCAATCAAACGCTGGACGACGCCTTGCTGGATGCCCCACTGCCCGTTCCGGCGGATATGCCGCTGAGCGAGCTGATCTCACTGGTAGCACAGGCCCCTTGCGCCGTGCCGGTGGTCGGGGAAGACAACAACTATATCGGTATTATTTCCAAAGGCATGCTGCTGCAGGCTTTAGATAAAGAGGGCCCTACGAATGAGTGA
- the proW gene encoding glycine betaine/L-proline ABC transporter permease ProW has translation MSDNQDPWATAATSPNDAPATQAATSSDPWATGAPADSVPHDAANQAASSADWLNSAPVEPEHFSLLDPFHKAWVPFDSWVTHAIDWLVLHFRPLFQGIRVPVDFILSGFQQFLLGMPAPVAILLFSLIAWQISSLGMGAATLLSLVAIGAIGAWSQAMVTLALVLTALFFCILIGLPLGIWLARSKHAAKVIRPLLDAMQTTPAFVYLVPIVMLFGIGNVPGVVVTIIFALPPIVRLTILGIKQVPEDLIEAAESFGSSPRQLLFKVQLPLAMPTIMAGVNQTLMLALSMVVIASMIAVGGLGQMVLRGIGRLDMGLAAVGGVGIVILAIILDRLTQSLGRDRRSKGLGRWYTHGPIGLIARPFIKKA, from the coding sequence ATGAGTGATAATCAGGATCCATGGGCAACGGCTGCCACATCCCCTAACGACGCCCCGGCAACCCAGGCTGCCACCAGCAGCGATCCCTGGGCAACCGGCGCACCTGCAGACAGTGTGCCCCATGATGCCGCTAATCAGGCCGCATCGAGCGCTGACTGGCTTAACAGCGCCCCAGTGGAGCCCGAGCACTTTAGCCTGCTGGATCCGTTCCACAAGGCTTGGGTGCCGTTTGACAGCTGGGTCACCCACGCCATTGATTGGCTGGTGCTGCACTTCCGTCCGCTGTTCCAGGGCATTCGCGTGCCGGTAGATTTCATCCTCAGCGGTTTCCAGCAGTTTTTGCTGGGTATGCCTGCTCCAGTCGCCATTTTGCTGTTCTCGCTGATCGCCTGGCAGATATCCAGCCTCGGCATGGGGGCCGCTACGCTGCTGTCGTTAGTCGCCATCGGCGCTATCGGGGCCTGGTCACAGGCGATGGTCACGCTGGCGCTGGTGCTCACCGCCCTGTTCTTCTGCATCTTGATAGGTCTGCCGTTGGGCATATGGTTGGCCCGCAGCAAACATGCCGCCAAGGTGATCCGGCCACTGCTTGACGCCATGCAGACCACGCCAGCCTTCGTCTATCTGGTGCCGATCGTCATGCTTTTCGGTATCGGTAACGTGCCGGGGGTGGTGGTAACAATCATCTTCGCCCTGCCGCCCATCGTACGTCTGACGATCCTGGGCATCAAACAGGTGCCGGAAGATCTGATCGAAGCCGCCGAATCCTTCGGCTCCAGCCCGCGCCAGTTGCTGTTTAAAGTGCAGCTGCCGCTGGCCATGCCAACCATCATGGCCGGGGTTAACCAAACGCTGATGCTGGCGCTGTCGATGGTGGTTATCGCCTCGATGATCGCCGTAGGCGGTCTGGGCCAGATGGTGCTGCGTGGCATCGGCCGCCTGGATATGGGGCTGGCCGCCGTAGGTGGCGTCGGTATCGTTATTCTGGCCATTATTCTCGATCGTCTCACCCAGTCGCTGGGGCGCGATCGCCGCAGTAAAGGGCTAGGCCGCTGGTATACCCACGGCCCAATCGGGTTGATCGCTCGCCCGTTTATCAAAAAAGCCTGA